In Rheinheimera sp. MM224, one DNA window encodes the following:
- a CDS encoding S8/S53 family peptidase, whose translation MINKLCAVVWMFCSATVSAGLSVPLAEPEQKLILQFEQKIETGQSETLALLLPIQQQVKVASRLILLTKRKLALTDLPGGYKTAITALDLLHQYQGKFIYQLSLTNLASTLQLYKELQQHPALFYLQPDLLPLRPQQTKPQSLHNTLYINADTFSVADYLALDKLWLHTKGGGTKVAVIDTGVSLNLPALQQVKLKHSWDIDLNIPGAVPEPRQKHGNKVAGLIWPRPDLLHNVSKFSTGHAWGIAPDAELIALKLQRPWTSNLLKALVTSELQQADLINISWLLPWVATPVRDYLRYLVSASNSGKGIMVVVAADPQFRPNQGLAAMPELLVVSATDHRGTLADSSWDATVDIAAASYMLTISQLPGRKYEMFAKTSSSAALVSGWLALIRSLRPDLTVAELQLLLAETGTRVKQQLPQGQSFYYKVLNAPKVVSELTKN comes from the coding sequence GTGATCAATAAGCTATGCGCTGTGGTATGGATGTTCTGCAGTGCAACAGTATCAGCTGGTTTGTCTGTGCCTTTAGCCGAGCCGGAACAGAAACTGATTTTGCAGTTTGAACAGAAGATTGAGACGGGTCAAAGCGAAACTCTGGCTTTGTTATTGCCGATACAGCAGCAAGTGAAAGTGGCGAGCCGGTTGATTCTGCTGACGAAGAGAAAACTTGCACTAACAGATTTGCCTGGCGGTTATAAAACGGCCATTACTGCACTGGATTTACTGCATCAGTATCAGGGAAAATTTATCTATCAACTGAGCTTAACGAATTTAGCCAGTACGTTGCAGCTTTATAAAGAGTTACAGCAGCACCCGGCATTATTTTATTTGCAGCCAGATTTATTGCCACTCAGGCCTCAACAAACGAAACCCCAATCTTTGCACAATACCTTGTATATCAACGCTGATACTTTTTCGGTCGCAGACTACTTAGCTCTGGATAAGTTATGGTTGCACACTAAAGGTGGCGGTACAAAAGTGGCTGTGATTGATACCGGAGTTTCGTTAAATTTGCCGGCCTTACAGCAGGTGAAACTGAAACACAGTTGGGATATTGATCTGAATATTCCTGGTGCTGTGCCAGAGCCCAGGCAAAAACATGGTAATAAAGTAGCTGGTCTGATATGGCCGCGGCCCGATTTACTGCACAATGTGTCGAAATTTTCGACAGGGCATGCTTGGGGTATAGCTCCTGATGCTGAATTAATAGCACTGAAGCTACAAAGACCCTGGACTTCAAACCTGTTAAAGGCACTGGTTACATCAGAGTTGCAGCAAGCCGATCTGATCAATATAAGTTGGTTATTGCCTTGGGTAGCGACACCTGTACGTGATTATTTACGTTATTTAGTGAGTGCTTCTAATAGTGGTAAAGGCATTATGGTAGTGGTAGCCGCAGATCCACAGTTTCGGCCTAATCAGGGGCTTGCCGCTATGCCTGAACTACTGGTTGTCAGTGCCACCGACCATCGTGGAACTTTGGCTGACAGCAGCTGGGATGCCACTGTGGATATAGCAGCCGCCAGTTATATGCTGACCATTAGCCAATTGCCTGGTCGCAAGTACGAGATGTTTGCTAAGACATCCTCTTCTGCGGCTTTGGTTTCAGGATGGCTGGCTTTGATACGATCTTTAAGGCCGGATTTGACTGTAGCCGAATTGCAGCTATTGTTAGCTGAAACCGGAACTAGGGTTAAACAACAACTGCCACAGGGGCAGAGTTTTTATTATAAGGTGCTTAATGCACCCAAAGTTGTTTCTGAACTAACAAAAAATTGA
- a CDS encoding DUF6916 family protein, with product MEKFNFETLVNLVEQSIQLKDGSNNVVELKVEKVSLPKVPDPDYDAFSVDLISDKAVHCPSGSYLFSHETFGEVQLFMSPYAADKYQIVVARKK from the coding sequence ATGGAAAAATTTAACTTCGAAACTTTAGTGAATTTGGTTGAACAGTCTATTCAGTTAAAAGATGGCAGTAATAACGTTGTTGAGCTGAAGGTAGAAAAAGTTTCATTACCCAAGGTGCCGGATCCGGATTACGACGCTTTTTCAGTTGATCTGATCAGTGACAAAGCGGTGCATTGCCCTAGCGGCAGTTATTTATTTAGTCATGAAACTTTTGGTGAAGTGCAGCTTTTTATGTCGCCTTATGCGGCAGACAAATACCAGATAGTGGTCGCACGCAAAAAATGA
- a CDS encoding phage tail protein, translating into MSAAYMGEIRVFAGTFAPQNWALCNGQSLAISQNDALYALLGTTYGGDGVNTFNLPDARGRVPVGQGNGPGLTSRVLGQVYGTETVTLTSATMPAHSHAVQVSNTTATLTTPSGQMIGMAPHYIAPGTIANRTDSLLASAVSSVGGGQPHDNMMPFLCLNFILCLQGIFPSRN; encoded by the coding sequence ATGTCTGCAGCTTATATGGGTGAAATTCGGGTGTTTGCCGGAACTTTTGCACCACAAAACTGGGCTTTGTGTAACGGACAAAGTTTAGCTATTTCACAAAATGACGCGCTTTATGCATTACTTGGTACCACTTATGGCGGGGATGGAGTAAATACCTTTAATTTACCGGACGCCCGGGGCAGAGTGCCTGTAGGTCAGGGCAATGGCCCTGGGTTAACCTCTCGTGTTCTGGGACAGGTTTATGGCACTGAAACTGTTACTTTAACATCGGCAACTATGCCTGCGCACAGTCATGCAGTGCAGGTTTCTAATACGACGGCTACTTTAACTACACCCTCAGGCCAAATGATAGGTATGGCTCCCCATTATATTGCGCCGGGCACCATAGCCAACCGCACCGACTCTTTATTGGCTTCTGCGGTCAGTAGTGTGGGAGGAGGCCAGCCACACGACAATATGATGCCGTTTTTATGCCTGAATTTTATTTTATGCCTGCAAGGCATTTTCCCTTCACGTAACTAA
- a CDS encoding phage tail protein yields MSQPYIGEVRMFAITYAPRHWADCAGQIMAINQNQALFSLLGTTFGGNGSTTFALPDYRGRTPVGTGNGYVSGQVAGVENVTLLPTQIPQHNHMFSAQNTTGTASNPSPPAGPNICAVPDLGYYYVAPDANLALLAADAIAPAGSTTPHSNLQPSLVLRFAIALQGIFPSRN; encoded by the coding sequence ATGTCACAACCCTATATAGGTGAAGTCAGAATGTTCGCCATAACCTATGCCCCACGGCATTGGGCGGACTGTGCAGGCCAAATTATGGCCATCAATCAGAATCAGGCATTGTTTTCGTTACTTGGAACAACTTTTGGTGGCAATGGCTCTACCACCTTTGCATTACCAGACTATCGCGGTCGTACTCCTGTTGGCACAGGCAATGGTTATGTTTCGGGTCAGGTCGCAGGTGTTGAAAACGTCACTTTATTGCCGACACAAATCCCCCAGCATAATCACATGTTCAGTGCGCAAAATACTACAGGCACTGCAAGCAATCCTAGTCCTCCGGCTGGGCCGAATATCTGTGCTGTGCCTGATTTAGGTTATTATTATGTGGCACCGGATGCAAATCTGGCTTTGTTAGCTGCAGATGCTATTGCACCGGCGGGCTCTACAACTCCGCATTCCAACCTTCAACCCAGCCTGGTATTGCGTTTTGCAATAGCTTTGCAGGGCATATTCCCATCCCGTAACTAA
- a CDS encoding TIGR03032 family protein: protein MSVLQTAVGREVDAPNELPTENYDFSSSATPSFLQFLQLFHISIAVTSYDCQRLIVLRQKNDNIDTLLVPAARPRGLAIKDNKLTIAAYTEIINYYRYDQLSAEMANKIDLQSDALFVPRNSHITGEINAHDIAWGDGGLWLVNSRFSCICTLQPDLSFKPRWWPMFLNGPTGDGAAHLNCMAMLDGKPAYATCFGPFAEGRNWRDETSLDTGLLIDVQNNQVVMEGLCMPHSPKVYEGKVYVCNSGYGTVMCYDPVTKTAETLLEVQGFTRALTFYQHYMIVCCSKFRVSERAAPLPVALKYQDSHAGIYIVDMTDLSIVAYCRFDGDVSQLYDVAVIEQSVQPEILGLQDPRTTELFIY, encoded by the coding sequence GTGTCAGTATTACAAACTGCAGTAGGGCGTGAAGTAGATGCCCCTAATGAATTACCTACAGAGAACTATGATTTTTCATCCTCTGCCACACCGTCATTTTTGCAATTCCTGCAACTTTTTCACATTTCTATTGCAGTTACTTCATATGATTGCCAGAGATTAATTGTATTACGGCAAAAAAATGATAATATCGATACTTTGTTGGTGCCGGCTGCCAGACCCAGAGGCTTAGCTATTAAAGACAATAAGCTAACGATAGCGGCCTATACCGAAATTATTAATTATTACCGATATGACCAACTATCCGCGGAAATGGCAAATAAAATTGATTTGCAGTCGGATGCTTTGTTTGTGCCTCGTAACAGTCATATCACCGGGGAAATTAATGCCCATGATATTGCCTGGGGTGACGGTGGTTTATGGCTGGTCAACAGCAGATTCAGTTGTATTTGTACTTTACAGCCAGATTTAAGTTTTAAACCTCGCTGGTGGCCGATGTTTTTAAATGGGCCAACAGGAGATGGTGCTGCTCATTTAAATTGCATGGCGATGTTGGACGGTAAACCTGCTTATGCCACCTGTTTTGGGCCTTTTGCTGAAGGGCGAAACTGGCGTGATGAAACGAGTCTGGATACCGGCTTACTGATTGACGTGCAAAACAATCAGGTTGTGATGGAAGGCTTGTGTATGCCGCATTCACCTAAGGTGTATGAAGGCAAAGTTTATGTATGTAATTCAGGTTATGGCACAGTGATGTGTTATGACCCTGTAACAAAAACCGCTGAAACTTTGCTGGAAGTGCAAGGTTTTACGCGGGCTTTAACTTTTTACCAGCATTATATGATTGTGTGCTGCTCTAAATTTCGAGTCAGTGAGAGAGCTGCTCCTTTACCTGTGGCACTGAAGTATCAGGATTCGCATGCTGGAATTTATATAGTGGATATGACGGACTTATCTATTGTGGCTTATTGCCGTTTTGACGGAGATGTCAGTCAGTTATACGACGTAGCTGTGATTGAACAATCGGTACAGCCTGAGATTTTGGGGTTACAGGACCCCAGAACAACAGAGTTGTTTATATATTAA
- a CDS encoding phage tail protein has product MSDAYVGEIRQFPYSFAPYQYAYCAGQLIPIQQNTALFSILGVNYGGNGTTNFGLPNLQGNALMQQGSGPGLTPRDLGETGGSASVTLLITELPNHNHLMTVKMAGVPGVTDAAAGGYLSISKQASGALQQAYSSVANTLVTLAPTMLGVTGGGLPHENRQPFLAIPFCIALYGVFPPRN; this is encoded by the coding sequence ATGTCTGATGCTTATGTGGGGGAAATACGACAGTTCCCTTATTCATTTGCTCCTTATCAGTATGCTTACTGTGCAGGACAACTGATCCCTATTCAGCAAAACACCGCTTTGTTTTCTATATTGGGCGTGAATTATGGTGGCAATGGTACTACGAACTTCGGATTACCCAATTTACAGGGTAATGCGTTGATGCAACAAGGTTCTGGACCAGGCTTAACACCCAGAGATTTAGGTGAAACAGGTGGCAGTGCCAGCGTCACTTTATTAATCACTGAACTACCGAATCACAACCACCTGATGACAGTAAAAATGGCTGGAGTACCTGGTGTTACTGATGCGGCTGCTGGTGGTTATCTGAGTATTTCCAAACAAGCGAGTGGCGCTCTGCAACAGGCATACAGCAGTGTAGCCAATACTTTAGTTACTTTAGCTCCAACTATGCTGGGAGTGACAGGTGGCGGCTTACCTCATGAAAACCGTCAGCCTTTTCTTGCTATCCCATTTTGTATTGCTTTGTATGGTGTTTTTCCACCGCGCAACTAA